The following are encoded in a window of Hydrogenobacter sp. genomic DNA:
- a CDS encoding aminotransferase class I/II-fold pyridoxal phosphate-dependent enzyme, translating into MERIDKISSFIVMDILREAKAIGDVIHMEIGEPDLDPPPSVIEALEKAIKDRKYFYTPSLGIWELREKIAQHYYIKYRVNISPHRVVVTTGTSGAFLVAYSIIMSAGEKIVLPDPSYPCYKNFAHLLDITPIFLPVDESTSYTINVDMLKEYKDYKAIHISSPSNPAGSVYSADTLVSLIRYCDDRGIYFISDEIYHGLAYEQEEHTALEFSDKAIVISGFSKWFCMPGFRIGWMILPEELLQKAEKVIQNVFISAPTLSQYAALGAFDYTYLNRVREIFRKRRDFLYEELRQIFDIPVKPEGAFYIWANIERYSEDAFTFCERLLREAKVAVTPGTDFGSYKTKKFIRFSYTKDKKALEEGLRRLKDYLMK; encoded by the coding sequence ATGGAAAGGATAGACAAGATAAGTTCTTTTATAGTGATGGACATACTCAGGGAAGCAAAGGCTATAGGTGATGTAATTCATATGGAGATAGGTGAACCCGATCTTGATCCGCCACCTTCAGTTATCGAGGCACTCGAGAAAGCTATAAAAGATAGAAAGTACTTTTACACACCCAGTCTCGGTATATGGGAGCTAAGAGAGAAGATAGCACAGCATTACTATATCAAGTATCGCGTTAATATATCACCCCATCGCGTAGTTGTAACCACAGGAACATCTGGGGCTTTCCTCGTTGCCTACTCTATAATTATGAGTGCTGGAGAAAAGATAGTTCTTCCCGATCCTTCTTACCCATGTTACAAAAACTTTGCTCATTTGCTTGACATAACTCCCATCTTTTTACCTGTTGACGAAAGCACAAGTTACACCATAAATGTGGATATGCTTAAGGAATACAAAGACTATAAAGCCATTCATATATCTTCGCCTTCAAATCCTGCAGGTAGCGTTTACAGTGCCGATACTCTTGTTTCTCTAATTAGGTACTGTGATGATAGGGGAATATACTTTATATCTGACGAAATTTATCACGGTCTAGCTTACGAACAAGAAGAACACACGGCTCTTGAGTTTTCCGATAAAGCGATAGTTATAAGCGGTTTTTCAAAATGGTTTTGCATGCCGGGATTTAGGATCGGCTGGATGATACTTCCCGAAGAACTTTTGCAAAAAGCTGAAAAGGTAATACAGAACGTTTTTATTTCTGCACCGACCCTCAGCCAGTATGCTGCTCTTGGAGCCTTTGACTATACTTACCTTAATAGAGTTAGAGAGATATTCAGAAAAAGGAGGGACTTCCTTTACGAAGAGCTAAGACAGATCTTTGATATACCTGTGAAGCCTGAAGGTGCCTTTTACATCTGGGCAAATATAGAAAGATACTCGGAAGATGCTTTCACCTTTTGCGAAAGACTTCTCAGGGAAGCGAAAGTAGCTGTGACCCCTGGTACGGATTTTGGTAGCTACAAAACAAAAAAATTTATAAGATTTTCCTATACAAAGGACAAAAAAGCCCTCGAAGAGGGCCTTAGGAGATTAAAGGATTACTTGATGAAGTAA
- a CDS encoding POTRA domain-containing protein, protein MLFLLFVFPLIAIGKVFLMSNYPLPDNNLESVINEENYLGIVEIIKHIEGVKDVFTMKEGNNLYIYVERYPILKKVVIRGNVALWRDTIMSRLGLYEGMPLKEISKESIEERIKRIYRDEGFLDAKVGVTLDITEDGYVYLYIGIDEGDVYFTGGGVYEGSTLKREELDKALGLVKGRLAKESEFEDEIFTLQDFYINKGFLDSFVYFKGIKKEEMKKPFFNVLFPVDERVKRKPLKVVGSLVDGFSNFLKHPLGVFEAITGKGHLAYPVFSIIEGNRYEIDFEGAKHFDRNYLLEISGLKEKGVDPFSLEEAKENIQIAYKRMGFFDAQVSYSTGANQVTFHIAEGERYKAVVGGKEFPYDEDRIKSLIDEQVQRLKKEGYTLAEGSYSQHVDIESKKVYVDISINRGKRQILSKFLYEGKDRELTKIFKEHNDKLPAVYNTDLIEALNVDIKNYFLKKGYMEGDFNTDVSISEDENNIYYTYKYTIKEGPRYKLGHDIYYGYTHTARRELSYMTVRNEFYSENDSDKTLNNMIVSDIFSGVKIDTFLDKDKKEVHRLIQLSEDKRGMYDLSFGYNTQEKLVMDSFLGWKNLFGIGLNTGLRYRRTGKRELYSLDLSDNFLFTRRLWLKTSLFKNYEEHRSYTLTSSGFTISLGYRITDNTSIGPVISRTTNSALGELIDVSKYGIFLLREYKDNIFSPKRIHYDSVSLTRSIGDREYTKFELSTFYLIPLRKGINLSFKVAGGYVGRSSPIFERFFLGGLRDLRGYDFESVGQPQGGRYYTFGRMELEVPIRGSFVGIIFTDMGNVGDKFSQTIKNPKKDVGVSLGIKTPVGPLRFDVALPLEKSVPRRLRLYLSVGYYY, encoded by the coding sequence ATGCTTTTTCTCCTTTTTGTCTTCCCGTTGATAGCTATAGGGAAAGTCTTCTTGATGTCTAACTATCCCCTTCCTGATAACAACTTGGAAAGCGTCATCAACGAAGAAAATTATCTGGGTATAGTTGAGATAATAAAGCACATAGAAGGTGTGAAGGACGTTTTCACTATGAAAGAGGGAAATAATCTTTACATATACGTTGAGAGGTATCCTATACTCAAGAAAGTTGTGATAAGGGGGAATGTTGCTCTTTGGAGAGACACTATAATGAGTCGCCTTGGACTCTATGAAGGTATGCCTCTCAAAGAGATAAGCAAAGAAAGTATAGAAGAGAGGATCAAAAGAATATACAGGGATGAGGGATTTCTTGATGCTAAGGTAGGCGTTACTCTTGATATCACTGAAGATGGCTATGTTTACCTTTATATAGGCATTGATGAAGGAGATGTTTATTTTACAGGAGGTGGAGTTTACGAAGGCTCAACATTAAAGCGAGAGGAACTGGACAAAGCTCTCGGACTTGTTAAGGGAAGGCTTGCAAAAGAGAGCGAGTTTGAGGACGAGATATTTACACTGCAGGACTTTTACATAAACAAGGGCTTCCTTGACAGCTTTGTCTACTTTAAGGGTATAAAGAAAGAGGAAATGAAGAAACCTTTTTTTAACGTGCTTTTTCCCGTAGATGAAAGGGTAAAGAGAAAACCTCTGAAGGTGGTAGGTTCTCTGGTAGATGGCTTCTCTAACTTTCTTAAACATCCCTTAGGCGTTTTTGAGGCGATCACAGGCAAGGGTCACTTAGCTTATCCCGTCTTCAGTATCATTGAAGGTAACAGATACGAGATAGATTTTGAAGGTGCTAAGCACTTTGATAGGAACTACCTTTTAGAGATTTCTGGACTTAAAGAGAAAGGGGTAGATCCCTTTTCCCTTGAGGAAGCAAAAGAGAATATACAAATAGCTTACAAAAGAATGGGCTTTTTTGATGCTCAAGTGTCTTACAGCACAGGAGCGAATCAAGTTACTTTTCACATTGCGGAAGGTGAGCGCTATAAGGCTGTTGTGGGCGGTAAAGAGTTTCCCTACGATGAGGATCGTATAAAAAGTCTCATAGATGAGCAAGTACAGAGACTGAAAAAAGAAGGTTACACACTTGCGGAAGGCTCTTACTCCCAACATGTGGACATAGAAAGTAAGAAGGTTTATGTGGATATTAGTATAAACAGAGGTAAAAGACAAATACTTAGCAAATTCCTTTACGAGGGTAAAGACAGAGAACTTACCAAGATCTTCAAAGAACACAATGATAAATTGCCTGCGGTGTATAACACCGATCTCATTGAAGCGCTTAACGTTGATATAAAGAATTACTTTTTAAAAAAGGGCTATATGGAGGGAGATTTCAATACGGATGTGTCTATTTCTGAGGATGAAAATAATATTTATTATACTTACAAATACACTATAAAAGAGGGACCAAGATACAAACTCGGACACGATATCTACTACGGATATACGCATACCGCAAGAAGGGAGCTCTCTTATATGACTGTAAGAAACGAGTTTTACTCTGAAAATGATAGCGACAAAACCCTCAACAATATGATAGTGAGCGATATATTCAGCGGTGTGAAAATTGATACTTTCTTAGATAAAGATAAGAAGGAAGTTCACAGACTTATACAGCTTTCCGAAGACAAAAGAGGTATGTACGATCTTTCTTTTGGCTACAACACTCAAGAAAAGTTAGTAATGGACTCCTTTTTAGGTTGGAAAAATCTGTTCGGGATAGGTCTGAACACTGGCTTGAGATACAGAAGGACAGGTAAAAGGGAGCTTTATAGTTTAGATCTTTCCGACAACTTTCTATTTACGAGAAGGTTGTGGTTAAAAACCTCACTTTTTAAGAACTACGAGGAGCACAGAAGCTATACCCTCACATCGAGCGGTTTTACCATCAGTCTTGGATACAGAATAACGGATAACACATCCATAGGTCCTGTAATATCAAGAACTACAAACTCGGCTTTAGGCGAGCTTATAGACGTTTCTAAGTATGGTATTTTCCTCCTCAGGGAATACAAAGATAATATCTTTTCTCCCAAAAGGATACATTACGATAGCGTTAGTTTAACAAGATCTATCGGCGATAGAGAATACACCAAGTTTGAGCTTTCTACCTTTTACCTGATACCTTTACGAAAGGGTATAAACCTGAGCTTCAAGGTAGCGGGTGGATACGTTGGCAGATCGTCACCCATTTTTGAAAGGTTCTTTCTTGGCGGTTTGAGGGATCTGAGAGGTTATGACTTTGAGAGCGTTGGACAGCCTCAAGGTGGCAGATACTACACTTTCGGGAGGATGGAGCTGGAAGTTCCCATAAGAGGATCCTTTGTAGGTATAATTTTTACAGATATGGGAAATGTTGGAGATAAGTTTTCCCAGACTATAAAGAACCCGAAGAAGGATGTTGGTGTGTCATTGGGTATAAAAACACCGGTAGGACCTTTAAGGTTTGATGTTGCGCTCCCCCTTGAAAAGTCAGTTCCAAGGAGGCTCAGACTGTATCTATCTGTGGGATACTACTACTGA
- the galU gene encoding UTP--glucose-1-phosphate uridylyltransferase GalU, translated as MVVRKAVLPVAGWGTRFLPATKAMPKEMFPIIDKPVIQFIVEECLSANIENVIFVTGRHKRPIEHHFDINTDLEKHLEQCGKTDLLRNIMEISRLINPIYIRQKEQLGLGHAVLVAEPVVGYEPFVVALGDIIVRDNKNILERMMEVYNRFGKSVIAVFEVDRKDVSKYGIIYGRHIEKDIYIIDDLIEKPKPKEAPSNLAIVGRYLFTPRIFEKLKVTPPGKGGEIQLTDAIKLLIEDEAVYAIKIDAKVYDTGTPLGYIQTVLDFALHRDDLREDLILYLKQLLSSSIPQIDTV; from the coding sequence ATGGTAGTAAGAAAGGCGGTATTACCGGTAGCAGGATGGGGTACGAGATTTTTGCCTGCAACTAAGGCTATGCCCAAGGAGATGTTCCCAATAATAGACAAACCCGTTATACAGTTTATAGTTGAAGAATGCCTTTCTGCAAATATTGAAAATGTTATATTTGTTACTGGAAGGCACAAAAGACCCATTGAGCATCATTTTGATATAAACACGGATCTGGAAAAGCATTTGGAGCAGTGCGGAAAGACGGATCTTCTCAGGAACATTATGGAGATAAGTAGACTGATAAACCCCATATATATAAGGCAGAAGGAACAGCTTGGACTTGGTCATGCGGTGCTTGTAGCTGAACCCGTAGTAGGTTATGAACCCTTCGTGGTAGCGTTGGGTGACATCATAGTCAGGGATAACAAAAATATACTTGAGCGGATGATGGAAGTGTACAACCGTTTTGGCAAGAGCGTTATAGCTGTTTTTGAGGTAGATAGAAAGGATGTTTCTAAGTATGGCATCATATACGGAAGGCATATAGAAAAGGACATATACATAATAGATGACCTCATAGAAAAACCCAAACCTAAGGAGGCACCTTCCAATCTTGCCATAGTGGGAAGGTATCTTTTCACTCCGAGAATATTTGAAAAGCTCAAAGTTACACCTCCGGGAAAGGGTGGAGAGATACAACTTACTGACGCCATCAAACTTCTCATTGAAGATGAGGCAGTTTATGCGATAAAGATAGATGCGAAAGTCTACGATACTGGAACACCCTTAGGTTATATACAGACAGTTCTTGATTTCGCTTTGCACAGGGACGATTTGAGAGAGGATCTCATTTTGTATCTGAAACAACTCCTCAGTAGTAGTATCCCACAGATAGATACAGTCTGA